A stretch of DNA from Camelina sativa cultivar DH55 unplaced genomic scaffold, Cs unpScaffold02286, whole genome shotgun sequence:
CCAACGATCCAAGCCATTGAGACTTTACTGTGCATTTCAAACTCATATCTCTTCAAAGTCCCGTAGTGCCATACCGACATGATGAGGAGAAAAGCTGCAGCTATCACAAGCGGAACCCAACCACCTTGGTCAATCTTGAAAAGCATGGCCGAGAAGTAAGTGCATTCCACGACAAGTGAGAGGATAGTGAATATGAGAACTAGAACCCAATGGCAACGCCACACGAGGATCATGATAAGCGTCATAAGAAGTGTTGTCACGAGCATGACAATCACAACTGCGGTCCCGTAAGCGTTTCCTATCTGACTCTGGTTCTTGAATCCAGCAGTGACAGCAATGCAAAGGATCATTAGGATCCAGTTGATGTCAGGAACGTAAATCTGACCGAGGAACTTGCGAGAAGTATGCACCACTTTCACTCTTGGAAAACACCCGTGGGCTAGAGCTTGCTTGACTAAGGAAAACGTCGCTGATATCGTTGCTTGGCTCGCCACAATAGCTGCAGCCGTTGCAATAATGAACATTGGCCAATATACACTTCCTGCAAagaacatataattttacttaaaatGACCTTAAACGTTTTCTCTACAGAATTGaaagaatcgaagaagaaacCTGGAATGGAACGGTAAAACGCATCAGCCACATGATCAGGATGCCTCCTAATGTAGGCAGCTTGTCCACTATAAGCCAAAAGAAGGCAAGGAAACACGATTACAGTAAAAGCTATTT
This window harbors:
- the LOC104774290 gene encoding potassium transporter 11-like, which gives rise to MVIGDGILTPAISVLSAAGGLRVNLPHISNGVVVFVAVVILVSLFSVQHYGTDRVGWLFAPIVFLWFLSIASIGIYNIWKHDTSVLKAFSPVYIYRYFKRGGRDRWTSLGGIMLSITGIEALFADLSHFPVSAVQIAFTVIVFPCLLLAYSGQAAYIRRHPDHVADAFYRSIPGSVYWPMFIIATAAAIVASQATISATFSLVKQALAHGCFPRVKVVHTSRKFLGQIYVPDINWILMILCIAVTAGFKNQSQIGNAYGTAVVIVMLVTTLLMTLIMILVWRCHWVLVLIFTILSLVVECTYFSAMLFKIDQGGWVPLVIAAAFLLIMSVWHYGTLKRYEFEMHSKVSMAWI